From a single Aliarcobacter faecis genomic region:
- a CDS encoding DUF2971 domain-containing protein: MNSIYKYTTYRSDFFDNFYLKLSCFGEFNDPFEMVMGNYLTSIPEEEVEEIISCSNNLQDGASYIDAYFDAQCGVRASTGVVCFTTKYDNLLMWAHYANNHSGICIEFDSSANHFNGKFKDDYYEDIGILKKVSYQLERPSYIEPQELENNTSSWFVKSPEWEYEEEQRILISLDMAKYDSDKSMYFFELEPSIIKSIILGCQMEKSEKDEIFNKCQKFGISVKESFIHSHQFKLDIIDYHPKNHNKYFNELNLNRITKWK, translated from the coding sequence TTGAATTCCATTTATAAATATACAACTTACCGTTCTGATTTTTTTGATAATTTTTATTTAAAATTATCTTGTTTTGGTGAATTTAATGATCCCTTTGAGATGGTTATGGGTAATTATTTAACATCTATACCAGAAGAAGAAGTTGAGGAAATAATATCATGTTCAAATAATTTACAAGATGGTGCTTCTTATATTGATGCCTATTTTGATGCTCAATGTGGTGTTAGAGCAAGTACAGGTGTTGTTTGTTTTACAACAAAATATGATAATTTATTAATGTGGGCTCATTATGCTAATAATCATTCTGGAATATGTATTGAGTTTGATTCAAGTGCAAATCATTTTAATGGAAAATTTAAAGATGATTATTACGAGGATATTGGTATTTTAAAAAAGGTAAGTTATCAGCTAGAACGACCTTCTTATATTGAACCACAAGAACTTGAGAATAATACCAGTTCTTGGTTTGTAAAATCTCCTGAATGGGAATATGAAGAGGAACAACGTATATTAATTTCACTAGATATGGCTAAATATGATAGTGATAAATCAATGTATTTCTTTGAGCTAGAACCTAGTATTATTAAATCTATTATATTAGGTTGTCAAATGGAGAAGTCTGAAAAAGATGAAATCTTTAATAAATGTCAAAAATTTGGTATAAGTGTTAAAGAATCATTTATTCATTCGCATCAGTTTAAATTAGATATTATTGATTATCATCCCAAAAATCACAATAAATATTTTAATGAACTTAATCTTAATAGAATAACTAAATGGAAATAA
- a CDS encoding DUF262 domain-containing protein, producing MENILELKTINELQQFSFYIPSYQRGYRWSKNEVKDLLNDISEFTPRLVDDTDEKTWYCLQPIVTKKKENGQFEVIDGQQRLTTIYLILHFMNSRLREPEKTFDLDYETRENSTLFLQDLTRETYNDSNIDFYHISNAYETVCDWFNKPNFNINDFESKFKFNSKVIWYESSEEDPIEIFTRINIGKIPLTNAELIKALFLNSANFDKKKNDKIRLKQLEISSEWDYIEQSLQNNRFWYFLNGNNITTNRIEFIFDLMNDEKDYTDNYSTFRFFNKKFIKKDQKTIENNWLEIKKYFQRFQEWFEERDLYHKIGYLIAIESVTIADLYNKSINLSKTEFRTLLDEAIKSDLKNVTLESLQYGDKRVKKVLLLYNILTMLNNENDNAYFPFDIYKNEKWDIEHITSITDTIPKQKNSWLNDAKVFIDVSKEDGKKLKNRADTCDCEDDVEFEVLFKDIVKHFNSYLEDEDINDISNLALLDSETNRGYKNAVFPLKRKTIIDREKKGIFIPICTKNVFLKYFSSYPPKISFWTLEDRENYYKDLEKVLKDYVEKEI from the coding sequence ATGGAAAATATTTTAGAATTAAAAACAATTAACGAACTTCAGCAATTTAGTTTTTATATTCCATCATATCAACGAGGATATAGGTGGAGTAAAAATGAAGTTAAAGATTTATTAAATGATATTTCAGAGTTTACTCCTCGTTTAGTAGATGATACCGATGAAAAAACATGGTATTGCTTACAGCCTATTGTTACTAAAAAAAAAGAAAATGGACAGTTTGAAGTTATAGATGGACAGCAAAGATTGACAACCATATATTTAATATTACATTTTATGAATAGTAGACTTCGTGAACCTGAAAAAACATTTGATTTAGATTATGAAACAAGAGAAAACTCTACATTATTTCTTCAAGATTTAACTAGAGAAACCTACAATGACTCAAATATAGATTTTTACCATATATCAAATGCTTATGAAACAGTCTGTGATTGGTTTAATAAACCTAATTTTAATATTAATGACTTTGAATCAAAATTTAAATTTAACTCAAAAGTTATATGGTATGAAAGTAGTGAAGAAGATCCAATAGAGATATTTACAAGAATTAATATTGGAAAAATACCATTAACAAATGCCGAACTTATTAAGGCTTTATTTTTAAATAGTGCAAACTTTGATAAAAAGAAAAATGATAAAATAAGACTTAAGCAATTAGAAATTTCATCAGAGTGGGATTATATTGAGCAATCTTTACAAAATAATAGATTTTGGTATTTTCTAAATGGTAATAATATTACTACAAATAGAATAGAGTTTATTTTTGACCTTATGAATGATGAAAAAGACTATACTGATAACTACTCTACATTTAGATTTTTTAATAAAAAATTCATAAAAAAAGATCAAAAAACAATAGAAAATAATTGGCTAGAAATAAAAAAATATTTTCAAAGGTTTCAAGAATGGTTTGAAGAGAGAGATTTATACCATAAAATAGGTTATCTTATTGCGATTGAATCTGTCACTATTGCTGATTTATACAATAAATCAATCAATTTAAGCAAAACAGAATTTAGAACTTTATTAGATGAAGCAATTAAAAGTGACTTAAAAAATGTAACATTAGAAAGTCTTCAATACGGAGATAAAAGAGTGAAGAAGGTATTGTTACTTTATAATATACTTACAATGTTAAATAATGAAAATGATAATGCATATTTTCCTTTTGATATATATAAAAATGAGAAATGGGATATTGAACATATCACTTCAATTACAGATACTATACCTAAGCAAAAAAATAGTTGGTTAAATGATGCAAAAGTATTCATTGATGTTAGTAAAGAAGATGGAAAAAAATTAAAAAATAGAGCTGATACTTGTGATTGTGAAGATGATGTTGAGTTTGAAGTTTTATTTAAAGATATTGTAAAACACTTTAATTCTTATTTAGAAGATGAAGATATAAATGACATATCTAATTTAGCATTATTAGATTCTGAAACAAATCGTGGTTATAAAAATGCTGTTTTTCCTTTAAAAAGAAAAACTATCATAGACAGAGAAAAGAAAGGAATTTTTATACCTATTTGTACTAAAAATGTTTTTTTAAAATATTTTAGTTCTTATCCTCCTAAAATTTCTTTTTGGACACTAGAAGATAGGGAAAATTATTACAAAGACTTAGAAAAAGTTCTTAAAGATTATGTTGAAAAGGAAATTTAA
- a CDS encoding tyrosine-type recombinase/integrase: MKKHFVFNDNSKDEDFIITTKGNPLKTPNSSTFIAKVNSFIQEVLGNRYSFHSFRAGIITDMSKSINPKFIKEFIGHSDIKITMRYIRPTHEDLKKCLIR, translated from the coding sequence ATTAAAAAACATTTTGTATTTAATGATAATTCAAAAGATGAAGATTTTATTATAACAACAAAAGGTAATCCATTAAAAACTCCAAATAGTTCAACATTTATTGCAAAGGTAAATAGTTTTATACAAGAAGTTCTAGGAAATAGATATTCTTTTCACTCTTTTAGAGCAGGAATTATTACTGATATGTCAAAATCAATTAATCCTAAATTCATTAAAGAGTTTATAGGTCATAGTGATATAAAAATTACTATGAGGTATATTAGACCTACTCATGAAGATTTGAAGAAGTGTTTGATTAGGTAA
- a CDS encoding DUF262 domain-containing protein — MSDVQYQGKITNFWELLKEHNIVIPIIQRDYAQGRKDKEEIRDNFLNALFQSINTDTPIKLDFIYGSVEDGDSQPLDGQQRLTTLFLLHWYAAVKSQLLNKDIMNVLKKFTYETRISSREFCNTLVLNPIQITKTIVLSSQIVDSAWFFLSWKKDPTIDAMLRTLNDIHKYFFDIENLWEKLTSDANLISFYHIELEDIGLTDDLYIKMNARGKLLSSFENFKASFQKRINDNKWDKEKEFQDTFAFKIDTKWTDLFWIHRKENKIDEAFNRFISTIAMCRQSINKTDNRLQIIKELQDKPDMVRTNMFDENDFIYLTECFDTYCKVFDENLNVKHNFPLFQHAPAENIFSGIVFEGQNASYSLKVLFYAQTEYLIKVSEFNQEKFQDWMRVVRNIVARGDVEKTGNRPTIIRDPGQFYGVINLIYELSSGCEDIYTYLSSNQIKSSFAKEQIEEEKLKAKLIVANPDNKSVIFNTEDTDLLQGKISFALYCIDYEAGMALDIKRLESVKNVISTYFKDDKDINNDLRRALLTIADNDGNYHYYKYWWSFWNVVNANKRSLIDSYLRSLEFYIYGRFSEEYKIYIKKLILKLMNNNLQEIVTNFTPPNDMPNWKIRLIKEPSLLNEMCKSNHIAIPEDEACCYLLKSMRPRDIDGCYLVK; from the coding sequence ATGAGTGATGTACAATATCAAGGAAAGATTACAAACTTTTGGGAACTTCTAAAAGAACATAACATAGTAATACCGATTATTCAAAGAGATTATGCACAAGGAAGAAAGGATAAAGAGGAAATTAGAGATAACTTTTTAAATGCATTGTTTCAAAGTATCAATACAGATACTCCTATTAAACTAGATTTTATTTATGGAAGTGTCGAGGATGGTGATTCTCAACCTTTAGATGGTCAACAACGGTTAACTACATTATTTTTATTACACTGGTATGCAGCAGTAAAAAGTCAATTACTTAATAAAGATATTATGAATGTGTTGAAGAAGTTTACTTATGAAACAAGAATAAGTTCAAGAGAATTTTGTAATACTTTAGTTCTTAATCCTATTCAAATCACCAAAACAATAGTTTTAAGTTCTCAAATAGTAGATTCAGCTTGGTTCTTCTTATCTTGGAAGAAAGACCCTACAATTGATGCCATGTTAAGAACTCTAAATGATATTCATAAATACTTTTTTGATATAGAAAATCTATGGGAAAAATTGACTTCGGATGCAAATTTAATAAGCTTTTATCATATTGAATTGGAAGATATAGGTTTAACAGATGACTTATATATAAAGATGAATGCAAGAGGAAAACTTCTGTCATCTTTCGAAAACTTTAAAGCAAGTTTTCAAAAACGCATAAATGATAATAAATGGGATAAAGAGAAAGAATTTCAGGATACTTTTGCATTTAAAATTGATACAAAATGGACAGATTTATTTTGGATACATAGAAAAGAAAATAAAATAGATGAAGCATTTAACAGATTTATTTCTACTATTGCTATGTGCAGACAATCGATAAATAAAACAGATAATAGATTACAAATAATAAAAGAATTGCAAGATAAACCAGATATGGTTAGAACAAATATGTTTGATGAAAACGACTTCATTTATTTAACAGAATGTTTTGATACATATTGTAAAGTTTTTGATGAGAACTTAAATGTTAAGCATAATTTTCCATTATTTCAACATGCACCAGCTGAGAATATATTTTCAGGAATAGTTTTTGAAGGACAGAATGCTTCTTATTCTTTAAAAGTATTGTTTTATGCTCAAACTGAATACTTAATAAAAGTATCCGAATTTAATCAAGAGAAGTTTCAAGATTGGATGAGAGTAGTAAGAAATATAGTTGCAAGAGGTGATGTTGAAAAAACTGGAAATAGACCCACAATCATTCGTGATCCTGGTCAATTTTATGGAGTTATTAACTTAATTTATGAATTATCATCAGGTTGTGAAGATATTTATACCTACTTATCTTCTAATCAAATAAAGTCCTCATTTGCAAAAGAACAAATAGAAGAGGAAAAATTAAAAGCAAAATTAATAGTCGCTAATCCTGATAATAAAAGTGTTATTTTCAATACAGAAGATACAGATCTTCTACAAGGAAAAATTTCATTTGCTTTATACTGCATCGATTATGAAGCTGGAATGGCATTAGATATAAAAAGGCTTGAATCAGTTAAAAATGTAATTAGCACTTATTTTAAAGATGATAAAGATATCAATAATGATTTAAGAAGAGCATTACTTACTATTGCTGATAACGATGGAAACTATCACTATTATAAATATTGGTGGTCATTTTGGAATGTAGTGAATGCTAATAAAAGGTCTTTAATTGATAGCTATCTTCGTTCCTTAGAGTTTTATATTTATGGTAGATTTAGTGAAGAATATAAAATATACATAAAAAAACTAATTTTAAAATTAATGAATAACAATTTACAGGAAATTGTGACTAATTTTACTCCACCTAATGATATGCCAAATTGGAAAATTAGACTAATTAAAGAACCTAGTTTGTTAAATGAGATGTGTAAATCAAATCATATAGCAATACCAGAAGATGAGGCTTGTTGTTATTTACTAAAAAGTATGAGACCAAGAGATATAGATGGATGTTATTTGGTAAAGTAA
- a CDS encoding DUF2971 domain-containing protein: protein MKTQKESNILNISDLDQKIYRIISITRFKELIKNRELVLVNPEKWDDPFENFFLKGNAVDNNGNNVDFSNLREMWYGQCWTKNEDTDAMCRIYSHNKDGIRISTTIRKLFDAIYDSSDKYAPLKYFIGEVEYKTLNELNNFGNENSFWSIAIGGQNDGFAKLLCIKREAFSHENEIRILVNENNEEEVVKNKGLFKININPSTLIDDLCLDPRLNDEEYNKYKIQIEKISKLPIFQSDLYKFNLAPIDME, encoded by the coding sequence ATGAAAACACAAAAAGAAAGTAATATTTTAAATATTTCAGATTTAGACCAAAAAATATATAGAATAATTTCAATAACTAGATTTAAAGAATTAATTAAAAATAGAGAGTTAGTATTAGTTAATCCTGAAAAATGGGATGACCCATTTGAAAATTTTTTCTTAAAAGGGAATGCTGTAGATAATAATGGAAATAATGTTGATTTTTCAAACCTAAGAGAAATGTGGTATGGACAATGTTGGACTAAAAATGAAGATACAGATGCTATGTGTAGAATATATAGTCATAATAAAGATGGTATCAGAATTTCAACAACAATAAGAAAATTATTTGATGCAATTTATGATAGCAGTGATAAATATGCTCCACTAAAATATTTTATTGGAGAAGTTGAATATAAAACGCTTAATGAATTGAATAACTTTGGAAATGAAAATAGTTTTTGGTCAATTGCAATAGGTGGCCAAAATGATGGTTTTGCAAAACTTCTATGTATTAAAAGAGAAGCATTTAGTCATGAAAATGAAATAAGAATATTAGTTAATGAAAATAATGAAGAAGAAGTTGTCAAAAACAAAGGATTATTTAAGATAAATATAAATCCATCAACTTTAATTGATGATTTATGTTTAGACCCAAGATTAAATGATGAAGAATATAATAAATATAAAATACAAATTGAAAAGATAAGTAAGTTACCAATATTTCAGTCAGACTTATATAAATTTAATTTAGCACCTATTGACATGGAGTAA
- a CDS encoding DUF6988 family protein, with the protein MSLKDEIKKYLIDDIELVKKIEKLMIKVDIISDNKRDMLLAGFSRNVLSHFISINYLMEKKLYNSAFALERIFFENIIKLKYMYYIMDDPKIVTIYDANSWDKHFPSIGDMATKIDEKLETNFYSNVKQNAYKIMNDYTHTGANQIARNFGESDASIESNFSDELILDTLKGNKTLLKTAMIVFLEGIGLKNAFITKDEIEAYLEY; encoded by the coding sequence ATGAGTTTAAAAGATGAAATAAAAAAATATCTTATTGATGATATTGAGCTAGTAAAAAAAATTGAAAAATTAATGATAAAAGTTGATATTATTAGTGATAATAAAAGAGACATGCTATTAGCAGGATTTTCAAGAAATGTATTAAGTCATTTTATATCAATCAATTATTTAATGGAAAAGAAATTATATAATTCTGCTTTTGCATTAGAAAGAATCTTTTTTGAAAATATTATAAAACTAAAGTATATGTATTACATTATGGATGATCCGAAAATAGTAACAATTTATGATGCGAATAGTTGGGATAAACATTTTCCAAGTATTGGAGATATGGCAACAAAAATAGATGAAAAATTAGAAACTAACTTTTATTCAAATGTAAAACAAAATGCCTATAAAATCATGAATGATTATACTCATACTGGAGCAAATCAAATTGCTAGAAATTTTGGTGAATCAGATGCATCAATTGAATCTAACTTTAGTGATGAACTAATTTTGGATACATTAAAAGGTAATAAAACTTTATTAAAAACTGCAATGATTGTTTTTTTAGAGGGAATTGGATTAAAAAATGCCTTTATCACAAAAGATGAGATAGAAGCATATTTAGAATATTAA